The Carassius gibelio isolate Cgi1373 ecotype wild population from Czech Republic chromosome B22, carGib1.2-hapl.c, whole genome shotgun sequence genome window below encodes:
- the LOC127987015 gene encoding DNA-directed RNA polymerases I, II, and III subunit RPABC1 isoform X2, translating to MDDEEETYRLWKIRKTIMQLCHDRGYLVTQDELDQTLEEFRSQFGDKPSEGRPRRTDLTVLVAHNDDPTDQMFVFFPEEPKVGIKTIKMYCQRMQEENITRAIIVVQMGMTPSAKQSLVDMAPKYILEQFLQQELLINITEHEPKTHCRIFGCPRRRD from the exons ATGGATGACGAGGAAGAGACCTACAGACTATGGAAAATTAGAAAAACTATAATGCAG CTGTGTCACGATCGTGGTTATTTGGTGACGCAGGATGAACTGGACCAGACTCTCGAGGAGTTCAGAAGCCAGTTTGGAGACAAACCCAGCGAAGGTCGACCGCGGCGAACCGATCTCACGGTCCTGGTCGCCCACAACGACGACCCCACCGACCAGATGTTCGTGTTCTTCCCCG AGGAACCGAAGGTGGGCATCAAGACCATAAAGATGTATTGCCAGCGTATGCAAGAAGAAAACATCACCAGGGCCATCATTGTAGTCCAGATGGGCATGACGCCCTCCGCCAAACAG TCTCTGGTGGACATGGCGCCTAAGTACATACTCGAGCAGTTTCTTCAGCAGGAGCTTCTCATCAACATCACCGAGCACGAG CCCAAAACACACTGCAGGATTTTCGGCTGTCCCAGACGACGAGACTGA
- the LOC127987015 gene encoding DNA-directed RNA polymerases I, II, and III subunit RPABC1 isoform X1, protein MDDEEETYRLWKIRKTIMQLCHDRGYLVTQDELDQTLEEFRSQFGDKPSEGRPRRTDLTVLVAHNDDPTDQMFVFFPEEPKVGIKTIKMYCQRMQEENITRAIIVVQMGMTPSAKQSLVDMAPKYILEQFLQQELLINITEHELVPEHIVMTKEEVTELLARYKLKESQLPRIQAGDPVARYFGLKRGQVVKIIRPSETAGRYITYRLVQ, encoded by the exons ATGGATGACGAGGAAGAGACCTACAGACTATGGAAAATTAGAAAAACTATAATGCAG CTGTGTCACGATCGTGGTTATTTGGTGACGCAGGATGAACTGGACCAGACTCTCGAGGAGTTCAGAAGCCAGTTTGGAGACAAACCCAGCGAAGGTCGACCGCGGCGAACCGATCTCACGGTCCTGGTCGCCCACAACGACGACCCCACCGACCAGATGTTCGTGTTCTTCCCCG AGGAACCGAAGGTGGGCATCAAGACCATAAAGATGTATTGCCAGCGTATGCAAGAAGAAAACATCACCAGGGCCATCATTGTAGTCCAGATGGGCATGACGCCCTCCGCCAAACAG TCTCTGGTGGACATGGCGCCTAAGTACATACTCGAGCAGTTTCTTCAGCAGGAGCTTCTCATCAACATCACCGAGCACGAG cTTGTTCCAGAGCACATAGTCATGACCAAAGAGGAAGTGACAGAGTTGCTGGCACGGTA TAAACTAAAGGAAAGCCAGCTTCCCAGAATTCAAGCCGGGGATCCTGTTGCCCGTTACTTTGGCTTAAAGAGAGGCCAG GTTGTTAAGATCATCAGACCGAGTGAAACTGCTGGACGGTACATCACATACAGACTGGTCCAGTAA